One Streptosporangium sp. NBC_01495 DNA window includes the following coding sequences:
- a CDS encoding single-stranded DNA-binding protein, with amino-acid sequence MLSTGHLITGTGIHRTIFGHSGAAHIVESRPRPAGSREDRMDRNEVILVGRLPEAAHIRSLQSGSTLGTWRLIVRRRHHGRGARVDTIPCASFETEVIEAVTGWLPDDIVEVTGSLRRRWWGSEGAKSSGYEVEVRSVRRLERKVTMILTGDEGGPVPAPPRSVHSLLHARKGAAGLQTGEGSARQGGEPRITPARPGLTSVPDLTTSAGPDPTPVGLDLAPVGLRLP; translated from the coding sequence ATGTTGTCCACAGGCCACCTCATAACTGGAACCGGTATCCACAGAACGATATTCGGCCATTCCGGCGCAGCTCACATCGTAGAGAGTCGTCCTCGACCGGCAGGATCGAGGGAGGATCGCATGGATCGTAACGAGGTCATTCTCGTTGGCCGCCTACCTGAGGCGGCTCACATCAGGTCGTTGCAGAGCGGGAGCACGCTCGGCACCTGGCGGCTGATCGTCCGGCGGCGGCACCACGGGCGTGGCGCCCGGGTCGACACCATCCCGTGCGCGTCGTTCGAGACCGAGGTCATCGAGGCCGTGACCGGTTGGCTGCCCGATGACATCGTCGAGGTGACGGGTTCGCTACGCCGCCGCTGGTGGGGAAGTGAAGGGGCCAAATCGTCCGGTTACGAGGTCGAGGTGCGTTCGGTGAGACGCCTTGAGCGCAAGGTCACCATGATCTTGACCGGCGACGAGGGAGGTCCTGTGCCTGCCCCGCCCCGGTCGGTGCACTCACTTCTGCATGCGAGAAAGGGGGCCGCGGGTCTCCAGACGGGGGAGGGGAGCGCGAGGCAGGGCGGGGAGCCGCGAATCACCCCGGCCAGACCCGGTCTCACCTCAGTGCCTGACCTCACCACCTCAGCCGGGCCGGACCCTACCCCGGTTGGACTGGATCTCGCCCCGGTCGGACTCCGGCTCCCTTAG
- a CDS encoding MBL fold metallo-hydrolase, translated as MRWPVDNITALGGDVYEIDTRMAGYSSITAGYLILGDRPCLVETGTSTSAPVVRDALTSLGVGPGDLATVVVTHIHLDHAGGVGDIAGFYPDAEIVVHEKGARHLADPSRLMASARMVWGDRLDILFGELSPTEASRIRALGDTDTIDLGNGRTLNSHYSPGHARHHVGLIDSGTGDLYVGDAAGVYLPETGDLRPATPPPDFDLGTALDSIALFKALGPQRLLFSHYGPVADVEEILGRSAEELRVWVDLTRQARTEGMDLDHAAAMVRERTRDRYAALTANEVTAEQFELLSGAPSNVAGILHWLDRIQP; from the coding sequence ATGAGGTGGCCTGTGGACAACATCACCGCCCTCGGCGGGGACGTCTATGAGATCGACACGAGGATGGCCGGGTACTCCAGCATCACGGCCGGATACCTGATTCTTGGAGACCGCCCCTGCCTGGTGGAGACCGGTACCTCCACCTCCGCTCCCGTGGTGCGCGACGCCCTCACCTCACTGGGTGTCGGTCCGGGAGATCTCGCCACGGTCGTCGTCACGCACATCCACCTGGATCACGCGGGCGGGGTCGGCGACATCGCCGGTTTCTACCCGGACGCGGAGATCGTGGTTCATGAGAAGGGCGCCCGGCATCTCGCCGATCCGTCCAGGCTGATGGCCAGCGCGCGAATGGTCTGGGGCGACAGGCTGGACATCCTGTTCGGCGAGCTTTCCCCCACGGAAGCCTCGCGGATCCGCGCGCTCGGCGACACCGACACGATCGACCTCGGCAACGGCCGTACCCTGAACAGCCACTACTCGCCGGGGCATGCCAGACACCACGTGGGACTCATCGACTCCGGCACCGGAGACCTCTACGTCGGCGACGCGGCCGGGGTCTACCTCCCGGAGACGGGCGACCTGCGTCCCGCCACGCCCCCGCCGGACTTCGACCTGGGGACCGCGCTGGACTCCATCGCCCTGTTCAAAGCGCTGGGCCCGCAAAGGCTGCTCTTCAGTCACTACGGACCGGTCGCGGATGTGGAGGAGATCCTGGGACGCTCCGCCGAGGAGCTTCGCGTCTGGGTCGACCTGACCCGTCAGGCCCGCACGGAGGGCATGGACCTGGACCACGCGGCTGCCATGGTCAGGGAGCGCACCCGCGACCGCTACGCGGCCCTGACGGCGAACGAGGTGACCGCCGAGCAGTTCGAGCTGCTGAGCGGCGCCCCGTCCAACGTGGCTGGAATCCTGCACTGGCTGGACCGGATCCAGCCGTAA